Proteins found in one Saccharopolyspora phatthalungensis genomic segment:
- a CDS encoding FAD-binding and (Fe-S)-binding domain-containing protein: MARAHARTAEPSQVDVEALEGDLRAEVDGEVRFDAGTRGAYSTDASNYRQVPIGVVVPRTVEAGARAVAVCRRHNAPLLSRGGGTSLGGQCTNAAVVLDWSKYCNKLVSVDPRARTCVVEPGIVLDDLNRRLAEHGLKFGPQPATHSHCTIGGMVGNNSCGASAQHYGKTVDNVVRLEILTYDGTRAWVGKWTEEELADRIDAGGDLGALCDRLRRVRDRHAEEIGERYPDIPRRVSGYNLDSLLGAEFDLAGLVVGSEGTLATVLRAEIELVPVVPAAAMLALGYDDIAAAADAVPGILAHCRPMQLEAIGGELVHFMREEGQFLDSVAMLPRGNSWLMVQFGGGTTQEADAQLHALLAALGKSTSDDDVAVSDDPEQEQQMLKAREAGLGVTAHPPDMPESWEGWEDSAVSPNVLGDYLRDLLALFQRYGYERPALYGHFGHGCVHIRMPFRLKSGPGVATFRDFLFSAADLVTSHGGSLSGEHGDGQARGELLQRMFGRSIVTAFEEVKAAFDPRNRMNPGKVVAAHRVDQNLRLGADYRPSTNRAFLGFPDDDGSFAQAASRCVGIGNCRRATGGVMCPSYMVTREEEHSTRGRARLLFEMLQGHPDSPVRDGWRSTAVRDALDLCLACKGCKSDCPVGVDMATYKAEFLAQHYRHRLRPAAHYSLGWLPAIAQLAAAAPHAVNAALRVPVLAEAGKRLAGIAPQRTPPRFAAASFQRQWRHRHGPPPPRPGESNAVVLWPDTFTNHFDPQIARAAVDVLEDAGLRVAVPTQPMCCGLTWLSTGQLGIAKRVLRRTLRLLRPWLESGTPIVGLEPSCAAVFRSDSRELLPHDEDAQRMRDQFVTFAEAIRDRAPGWRPPRVGGRAVVQRHCHQYAVLGFDADTELMRRAGIEADVLDSGCCGLAGNFGFERGHYEVSMACAERVLLPALRVAPDDTAVLADGFSCRTQIEHAERQRHPLHLAELLRCALPSAAAGELGKNRMGGR; the protein is encoded by the coding sequence ATGGCAAGAGCTCATGCGCGGACGGCCGAACCGTCTCAAGTGGACGTCGAAGCGCTGGAAGGCGATCTGCGCGCGGAGGTCGATGGCGAGGTGCGCTTCGACGCGGGCACCCGCGGCGCGTATTCGACGGACGCGTCGAACTACCGCCAGGTGCCCATCGGCGTCGTTGTGCCGCGCACGGTGGAGGCGGGGGCACGCGCGGTAGCGGTCTGCCGCCGCCACAACGCGCCGCTGCTGTCCCGAGGCGGCGGCACGAGCCTCGGGGGCCAGTGCACGAACGCCGCAGTCGTCCTGGACTGGAGCAAATACTGCAACAAGCTCGTTTCGGTCGACCCGCGAGCGCGGACCTGTGTCGTTGAGCCCGGCATCGTGCTGGACGATCTCAACCGCCGACTCGCGGAGCACGGGCTGAAGTTCGGGCCGCAACCGGCCACGCACAGCCATTGCACGATCGGTGGGATGGTGGGCAACAACTCCTGCGGGGCCAGTGCGCAGCACTACGGCAAGACCGTAGACAACGTGGTCCGGCTGGAGATCCTCACCTACGACGGCACCCGCGCCTGGGTGGGGAAATGGACGGAGGAAGAACTGGCCGACCGCATCGACGCAGGCGGGGATCTCGGGGCGCTGTGCGACCGCTTGCGCCGGGTGCGCGACCGCCACGCCGAGGAGATCGGCGAACGCTACCCGGACATCCCGAGGCGGGTCTCCGGCTACAACCTGGATTCGCTGCTCGGTGCGGAGTTCGACCTAGCCGGGCTCGTGGTCGGCAGCGAGGGCACGTTGGCCACCGTGCTCCGCGCCGAGATCGAATTGGTGCCCGTGGTGCCCGCTGCCGCCATGCTCGCGCTCGGCTACGACGACATCGCCGCGGCCGCCGACGCGGTGCCGGGGATCCTGGCGCATTGCCGGCCGATGCAGCTGGAAGCCATCGGCGGCGAATTGGTGCACTTCATGCGGGAGGAGGGCCAGTTCCTCGATTCGGTCGCGATGTTGCCGCGGGGCAACAGCTGGTTGATGGTCCAGTTCGGCGGTGGCACCACCCAGGAAGCCGACGCCCAACTGCACGCGTTGCTTGCCGCGCTGGGGAAGTCGACCTCGGACGACGACGTCGCTGTCTCCGACGATCCCGAGCAGGAGCAGCAGATGCTGAAGGCCCGCGAGGCCGGGCTGGGAGTCACCGCGCATCCGCCGGACATGCCGGAAAGCTGGGAAGGCTGGGAGGATTCGGCCGTGTCGCCGAATGTGCTCGGCGACTACCTTCGCGACCTGCTCGCGCTGTTCCAGCGCTACGGCTACGAACGCCCGGCCCTCTACGGCCACTTCGGGCATGGTTGCGTGCACATCAGGATGCCGTTCCGGCTCAAGAGCGGCCCCGGGGTGGCCACCTTTCGGGACTTCCTGTTCAGCGCGGCCGACCTCGTCACATCCCACGGCGGATCGCTCTCCGGCGAGCACGGGGACGGGCAGGCGCGCGGGGAACTGCTCCAGCGGATGTTCGGCCGGTCCATCGTGACCGCCTTCGAGGAGGTCAAAGCGGCTTTTGACCCGCGGAACCGGATGAATCCGGGCAAGGTCGTGGCCGCGCACCGTGTCGACCAGAACCTCCGGCTCGGTGCCGACTACCGGCCTTCGACGAACCGGGCCTTCCTCGGGTTTCCCGATGACGACGGCAGCTTCGCCCAGGCCGCGTCCCGCTGCGTCGGGATCGGCAATTGCCGGCGCGCCACGGGCGGCGTGATGTGCCCCTCCTACATGGTGACGCGAGAGGAGGAACATTCCACCCGCGGGCGGGCCCGGTTGCTGTTCGAGATGCTGCAGGGGCACCCGGATTCACCGGTGCGCGACGGATGGCGCTCCACCGCGGTGCGCGATGCGCTGGACTTGTGCCTGGCGTGTAAGGGATGTAAGTCCGACTGCCCGGTCGGCGTGGACATGGCGACTTACAAAGCGGAATTCCTCGCCCAGCACTACCGCCATCGCCTGCGCCCGGCGGCGCACTACTCGCTGGGATGGCTACCCGCGATCGCGCAACTGGCCGCAGCGGCTCCGCACGCGGTCAACGCGGCGCTGCGGGTCCCGGTGCTGGCCGAAGCGGGGAAACGACTCGCCGGCATCGCGCCGCAGCGCACCCCTCCGCGCTTCGCCGCGGCGAGCTTCCAGCGGCAGTGGCGCCACCGCCACGGACCCCCGCCGCCACGACCCGGTGAGAGCAACGCGGTCGTGCTGTGGCCGGACACGTTCACCAACCACTTCGACCCGCAGATCGCGCGTGCGGCCGTGGATGTGCTCGAAGACGCCGGATTGCGGGTCGCGGTTCCTACCCAGCCGATGTGCTGCGGGTTGACCTGGCTCTCGACCGGACAGCTCGGCATCGCGAAACGCGTGCTGCGGCGCACCTTGCGGCTGTTGCGGCCGTGGTTGGAGTCCGGAACGCCGATCGTCGGGCTGGAGCCGTCGTGCGCCGCGGTGTTCCGGTCCGACAGCCGTGAGCTGCTGCCGCATGACGAGGATGCGCAGCGGATGCGCGACCAGTTCGTCACCTTCGCCGAGGCGATCCGGGATCGCGCACCCGGCTGGCGGCCACCGCGAGTGGGCGGGCGGGCCGTCGTGCAGCGGCACTGCCACCAGTACGCGGTGCTGGGATTCGATGCCGACACCGAGCTGATGCGCCGCGCCGGCATCGAGGCCGATGTCCTCGACTCCGGCTGCTGCGGCCTCGCCGGCAACTTCGGGTTCGAGCGCGGCCACTACGAGGTGTCGATGGCGTGCGCCGAACGGGTCCTGCTGCCCGCCCTGCGAGTAGCGCCGGACGACACAGCGGTGCTCGCCGACGGATTCAGCTGTCGCACGCAGATCGAGCACGCCGAACGGCAGC